One genomic window of Micropterus dolomieu isolate WLL.071019.BEF.003 ecotype Adirondacks linkage group LG06, ASM2129224v1, whole genome shotgun sequence includes the following:
- the neurod6b gene encoding neurogenic differentiation factor 6-B: MLTLPFEESHMMCEPRFGANYPRESLPESLEQERQPNPDRSNSDMREAEDDISDREEDEREDDQDEDGLPKKRGPRKKKHGKEPNDRSKLRRQEANARERSRMHGLNDALESLRKVVPCYSKTQKLSKIETLRLAKNYIWALSETLSTGKRPDLLAFVQTLCKGLSQPTTNLVAGCLQLNARNFLTDHNGEVMFSGRSPYDAMYSYPGSDMNTPPGHSGSSLDSSAKPFRHYSYSNAYEPYYENPSPEGGSPHFDGQLSPPMNFNGIFSLKHDDPPDYGKSSHYGMRYCGAPGRTALAHNSMYRVSPEARFPYELHVRRQSFQAQGEVNGSFHN; encoded by the coding sequence ATGTTGACACTGCCATTCGAGGAATCTCATATGATGTGTGAGCCGCGGTTTGGTGCCAATTATCCCCGTGAAAGCTTACCTGAGAGCCTGGAGCAGGAGCGACAGCCCAACCCAGACAGGTCCAACTCAGACATGAGGGAGGCCGAGGACGACATCTctgacagagaggaggatgaaagAGAGGACGACCAGGATGAGGACGGGCTTCCTAAAAAGAGGGGCCCCCGAAAAAAGAAGCACGGAAAGGAGCCGAATGACAGGTCCAAATTACGGCGCCAGGAAGCCAACGCCCGAGAGCGCAGTCGGATGCACGGTTTGAACGATGCGCTGGAGAGCCTGCGCAAAGTTGTGCCGTGCTACTCAAAAACTCAAAAACTGTCCAAGATTGAGACCCTTAGACTGGCTAAAAATTACATCTGGGCCCTGTCAGAGACTCTGAGCACTGGCAAGAGACCGGACCTCCTCGCCTTCGTACAGACTTTGTGCAAAGGATTATCTCAGCCCACAACCAACTTGGTGGCCGGTTGTTTGCAGCTGAACGCGAGAAATTTCCTCACAGACCACAACGGGGAGGTCATGTTCTCTGGCAGATCGCCATACGATGCCATGTACTCGTACCCAGGCTCAGACATGAACACGCCCCCCGGCCACAGCGGGAGCAGCTTGGACAGCAGCGCCAAGCCGTTCAGACACTACAGCTACAGCAACGCGTATGAGCCTTACTACGAGAACCCGTCCCCAGAGGGCGGGAGCCCACATTTCGACGGCCAGCTGAGCCCCCCGATGAACTTTAACGGGATTTTCTCCCTAAAACACGACGATCCCCCAGACTACGGCAAAAGCAGCCACTATGGCATGCGCTACTGCGGTGCGCCAGGGCGCACGGCTCTTGCGCACAACTCCATGTACCGAGTCTCCCCAGAGGCCCGTTTTCCCTACGAGCTGCACGTCCGCAGGCAGTCCTTCCAAGCACAAGGGGAAGTTAATGGCTCTTTCCACAATTAG